One Cupriavidus oxalaticus genomic region harbors:
- a CDS encoding phosphocholine-specific phospholipase C, which translates to MNSHSRRNFLKLAGGSAAATAALAAFPPAIRRALAIPANNATGTIRDVEHVVILMQENRSFDNYFGTLRGVRGFGDRFTIPLAGGLNVWQQTYANGGTTRTVLPYHLDSSAGNAQRVSGTPHSYPDAQAAWDLGRMNKWPTYKQTQSMGYYTEAELDFQMALANAFTLCDAYHCGFHGGTNPNRLFHWTGTNDPAGTHGGPVIDNSGDSFTGSNTPYTWTTYPERLNAAGVSWKVYQNMPDNFTDNPLAGFRQYRDANAARGNLPNGSPYPPYTTADDAISPLLKGVANTMPDGGFLQALRDDVAAGTLPQVSWIVAPATYSEHPGPSSPVQGAWYTQEVLNALTANPAIWSKTVLLINFDENDGYFDHVPPPCAPAYDGDTLAGATTLPTGELATEYHVDKRPYGPGPRVPMYVVSPWSRGGWVNSQVFDHTSVLRFLEARFGVAEDNISRFRRAVAGDLTSAFNFVSPNANPLPSLPSRDKASADAIRTAQGVLPQVPLPPAGTQPMPPQERGTRPSRALPYELHVSAREDARERVVRLLFANTGKAAAVFHVYDRLHLDRVPRRYMVEPGKELHGSWDVFASDAGKYDLWVLGPNGFHRAFSGDVAAAGAAGASAPEIRVCYDIANAAVYLDLINTGSAACTFTVRPNAYRNDGPWRFEVPAGKQLQQHWPVGLQGNWYDFTVTAPQGGFTRRFAGRIETGKDSVSDPAMGVTG; encoded by the coding sequence ATGAATTCGCATAGCAGACGCAACTTCCTCAAGCTCGCCGGCGGCAGCGCCGCCGCGACCGCCGCGCTGGCCGCGTTCCCGCCGGCCATCCGCCGCGCGCTGGCGATCCCCGCCAACAACGCCACCGGCACCATCCGCGACGTCGAGCACGTGGTCATCCTGATGCAGGAGAACCGCTCGTTCGACAACTACTTCGGCACGCTGCGCGGCGTGCGCGGCTTCGGCGACCGCTTCACGATCCCGCTGGCAGGCGGCCTCAACGTCTGGCAGCAGACCTATGCCAACGGCGGCACCACGCGCACCGTGCTGCCCTACCACCTCGACAGCAGTGCCGGCAATGCGCAGCGTGTCAGCGGCACGCCGCACTCCTATCCCGATGCGCAGGCCGCCTGGGACCTGGGCCGCATGAACAAGTGGCCCACCTACAAGCAGACCCAGTCGATGGGCTACTACACCGAAGCCGAGCTGGACTTCCAGATGGCGCTGGCCAATGCCTTTACGCTGTGCGATGCCTACCACTGCGGCTTCCACGGCGGCACCAACCCGAACCGGCTGTTCCACTGGACCGGCACCAACGATCCGGCCGGCACGCATGGCGGGCCGGTGATCGACAACAGCGGCGACTCCTTCACCGGCTCGAACACGCCCTACACCTGGACCACCTACCCTGAGCGGCTGAACGCGGCCGGCGTCAGCTGGAAGGTCTACCAGAACATGCCGGACAACTTCACCGACAACCCGCTCGCGGGTTTCAGGCAATATCGCGACGCCAACGCCGCGCGCGGCAACCTGCCCAACGGCAGCCCCTACCCGCCGTACACCACCGCCGACGACGCCATCAGCCCGCTGCTCAAGGGCGTGGCCAACACGATGCCGGACGGCGGCTTCCTGCAGGCATTGCGCGACGACGTTGCCGCCGGCACGCTGCCGCAAGTGTCGTGGATCGTGGCCCCGGCCACCTATTCCGAGCACCCCGGGCCGTCCAGCCCGGTGCAGGGCGCGTGGTACACGCAAGAGGTGCTCAACGCGCTCACCGCCAATCCGGCGATCTGGAGCAAGACCGTACTGCTGATCAATTTCGACGAGAACGACGGCTACTTCGACCACGTGCCGCCGCCGTGCGCCCCCGCCTACGACGGCGACACGCTGGCCGGCGCGACCACGCTGCCCACCGGCGAACTCGCGACTGAATACCACGTCGACAAGCGCCCGTACGGCCCCGGTCCGCGCGTGCCGATGTATGTGGTGTCGCCCTGGAGCCGCGGTGGCTGGGTCAACTCGCAGGTGTTCGACCACACTTCGGTGCTGCGCTTCCTGGAGGCCCGCTTCGGCGTCGCGGAGGACAATATCAGCCGCTTCCGCCGCGCGGTGGCAGGGGACCTGACCTCGGCCTTCAACTTCGTCAGCCCCAACGCCAACCCGCTGCCCTCGCTGCCCAGCCGCGACAAGGCCAGCGCCGATGCCATCCGCACGGCGCAGGGCGTGCTGCCGCAGGTGCCGCTGCCCCCGGCAGGCACCCAGCCGATGCCGCCGCAGGAACGCGGCACGCGTCCGTCGCGCGCATTGCCGTACGAGCTGCATGTCAGCGCCCGCGAAGACGCGCGCGAACGCGTGGTGCGGCTGCTGTTCGCCAACACCGGCAAGGCCGCCGCGGTATTCCATGTCTACGACCGCCTGCACCTGGACCGCGTGCCGCGCCGCTATATGGTCGAGCCGGGCAAGGAGCTGCACGGCAGCTGGGATGTCTTCGCCAGCGACGCCGGCAAGTACGACCTGTGGGTGCTGGGTCCGAACGGCTTCCATCGCGCCTTCAGCGGCGACGTTGCCGCCGCCGGCGCCGCGGGCGCCAGCGCGCCCGAGATCCGCGTCTGCTATGACATCGCCAACGCAGCGGTCTACCTGGACCTGATCAACACCGGCAGCGCCGCCTGTACCTTCACTGTCCGGCCCAATGCGTACCGCAATGACGGCCCGTGGCGCTTCGAGGTGCCGGCCGGCAAGCAGTTGCAGCAGCACTGGCCCGTGGGACTGCAGGGCAACTGGTACGACTTTACCGTGACTGCGCCGCAAGGCGGCTTCACGCGGCGCTTTGCCGGGCGTATCGAGACCGGCAAGGACAGCGTGTCGGATCCGGCCATGGGCGTGACCGGCTGA
- a CDS encoding tripartite tricarboxylate transporter substrate binding protein — MTQGLPIDLKRRNLLIGAAAGVAAGAAGVLLPGSRALASAYPERPITFICPWPVGGTADQSMRALCQVAGGILKQSIVVENRAGASGMIGTKALARATPDGYTIGQIPISVTRFAQLGMLQLDPRTELTYLARTSGQTFGIAVPTGSPYKTLQDVVAAAKANPGKITYAHAGIGGATHVGMEQFALAAGVQFNAIAYKGGAAALQDVLAGQVELLADSSSWAPHVEAGKLRLLATWGEQRASRFKDTPTLKELGYNVVVEAPNGIGAPKGLPPAVEKTLRDAFRAAVASNEFKQVAARLDAPLMYLDGPDYKKYVASVYAQETELIKRLKLKELLQQS; from the coding sequence ATGACCCAAGGACTCCCCATCGACCTGAAGCGCCGCAACCTGCTCATCGGCGCCGCCGCCGGCGTGGCTGCCGGTGCGGCCGGCGTGCTGCTGCCGGGCTCGCGCGCGCTGGCCTCCGCGTATCCAGAACGTCCGATCACCTTTATCTGCCCGTGGCCGGTCGGCGGCACGGCGGACCAGTCGATGCGCGCGCTGTGCCAGGTGGCCGGCGGCATCCTCAAGCAGTCGATCGTGGTGGAAAACCGCGCGGGCGCTTCCGGCATGATCGGCACCAAGGCGCTGGCGCGCGCCACGCCGGACGGCTACACCATCGGCCAGATCCCGATCTCGGTCACGCGCTTTGCCCAGCTCGGCATGCTGCAGCTGGATCCGCGCACCGAGCTGACCTACCTGGCGCGCACCTCGGGCCAGACCTTCGGCATCGCCGTGCCGACCGGCTCGCCCTACAAGACGCTGCAGGACGTGGTCGCGGCAGCCAAGGCGAACCCCGGCAAGATCACCTATGCGCATGCCGGCATCGGCGGCGCGACCCATGTCGGCATGGAGCAGTTTGCGCTGGCCGCGGGCGTGCAATTCAACGCGATCGCCTACAAGGGCGGTGCCGCCGCGCTGCAGGACGTGCTGGCGGGCCAGGTGGAGCTGCTGGCGGATTCCAGCTCGTGGGCACCGCATGTGGAAGCCGGCAAGCTGCGCCTGCTGGCGACCTGGGGCGAGCAGCGCGCATCGCGCTTCAAGGACACGCCCACGCTGAAGGAGCTCGGCTACAACGTGGTGGTGGAAGCGCCCAACGGCATCGGTGCGCCCAAGGGCCTGCCGCCTGCGGTCGAGAAGACGCTGCGCGATGCCTTCCGCGCCGCGGTGGCGAGCAATGAATTCAAGCAGGTCGCGGCGCGGCTGGATGCGCCGCTGATGTACCTGGACGGCCCCGACTACAAGAAGTACGTGGCCAGCGTCTATGCGCAGGAAACCGAGCTGATCAAGCGCCTGAAGCTCAAGGAACTGCTGCAGCAAAGCTGA
- a CDS encoding LysR substrate-binding domain-containing protein — translation MVKIDRALRSNIKLRHLQLLVALDEFRHLGRTAEFLSVSQPAVSRVLTEVEKMLGLTLFTRSTRGTEPTPAGESLVRFARSVLAQYEQTRGEIAAVQSGASGRVQVGSMGAALPVLLARAVGLLKERHAHATVLVEEGDLTHLLPKLRLRELDLIVGRLEPGYAAPDLVTEALYDEPMVVVVKRGHKLARKTRPGWADLAAMPCVLPPPWASLRVKIEQAFYRYGLHPPQDVIETSSYLAMATFVAQRSAAGFMAQSVARAMQAEGRLQVLSMEVPVELPPVGIITLRERAPSLSAEQMLACLRQAAAEGA, via the coding sequence ATGGTCAAGATCGATCGCGCGCTGCGCTCCAACATCAAGCTGCGCCACCTGCAATTGCTGGTGGCGCTGGACGAATTCCGCCACCTCGGGCGCACCGCGGAATTCCTGTCGGTGAGCCAGCCCGCGGTGTCGCGGGTGCTGACCGAAGTCGAGAAGATGCTGGGGCTTACGCTGTTTACGCGCTCGACGCGCGGCACCGAGCCGACCCCCGCCGGCGAATCGCTGGTGCGTTTCGCGCGCTCGGTGCTGGCGCAATACGAGCAGACCCGCGGCGAGATCGCAGCGGTGCAGAGCGGCGCGTCGGGGCGGGTGCAGGTGGGCTCGATGGGCGCCGCCCTGCCGGTTCTGCTGGCGCGCGCGGTGGGGCTGCTCAAGGAGCGCCATGCGCATGCCACCGTGCTGGTGGAGGAAGGCGACCTGACACACCTGCTGCCCAAGCTGCGCCTGCGCGAACTGGACCTGATCGTCGGCCGGCTGGAGCCCGGCTACGCTGCGCCTGATCTCGTGACAGAGGCTTTGTATGACGAGCCGATGGTGGTGGTAGTCAAACGCGGCCACAAGCTCGCGCGCAAGACCCGCCCTGGCTGGGCCGACCTGGCGGCAATGCCGTGCGTGCTGCCGCCGCCGTGGGCGTCGCTGCGGGTGAAGATCGAGCAGGCGTTCTACCGTTACGGGCTGCATCCACCGCAGGACGTGATCGAGACGTCGTCTTACCTGGCGATGGCGACCTTTGTCGCCCAGCGCAGCGCGGCAGGGTTCATGGCGCAATCGGTGGCGCGTGCGATGCAGGCAGAAGGCAGGCTGCAGGTGCTGTCGATGGAGGTGCCGGTGGAACTGCCGCCGGTGGGCATCATTACGCTGCGCGAGCGCGCGCCTTCGCTCAGCGCGGAGCAGATGCTTGCCTGCCTGCGCCAGGCCGCCGCGGAAGGCGCCTAG
- the cydB gene encoding cytochrome d ubiquinol oxidase subunit II yields the protein MGIDLSLLWIVIIFFGVMMYVVMDGFDLGIGMLFPFIPDRHDRDVMMNTVAPVWDGNETWLVLGGAGLLAAFPLAYSVVLSALYLPLMLMLLGLIFRGVAFEFRFKANDRERPVWDASFILGSATASFFQGVALGAYIDGIKMEGHRFAGGPLDWLAPFPLFCGLGLVVAYTVLGSTWLIMKTEGGLQQRMIRLTRALAWLLLAVIAVISLWTPLTHAEIAERWFSLPNLFWFAPVPILVALCMLMLMRALRGEPDMAPFLYALGLVFLGYSGLAISVWPNIIPPGISIWDAAGPPQSQGFALVGALFIIPFILMYTVWAYYVFRGKVRHGEGYH from the coding sequence ATGGGCATCGATCTCTCCCTTCTCTGGATCGTCATCATCTTCTTTGGCGTGATGATGTACGTGGTGATGGACGGCTTTGACCTGGGCATCGGCATGCTCTTCCCGTTCATCCCCGACCGCCATGACCGCGACGTGATGATGAACACGGTGGCGCCGGTCTGGGACGGCAATGAAACCTGGCTGGTGCTGGGCGGCGCCGGGCTGCTGGCGGCGTTCCCGCTGGCGTACTCGGTCGTGCTGAGCGCGCTCTACCTGCCGCTGATGCTGATGCTGCTGGGACTGATCTTCCGCGGCGTGGCGTTCGAATTCCGCTTCAAGGCCAACGACCGCGAACGCCCGGTGTGGGACGCATCCTTTATCCTGGGCTCTGCCACTGCCAGTTTCTTCCAGGGCGTGGCGCTGGGCGCCTATATCGACGGCATCAAGATGGAAGGCCACCGCTTTGCCGGCGGCCCGCTGGACTGGCTGGCGCCGTTCCCGCTGTTCTGCGGCCTCGGGCTGGTAGTGGCGTACACCGTGCTGGGCAGCACCTGGCTGATCATGAAGACCGAAGGCGGCCTGCAGCAGCGCATGATCAGGCTGACCCGGGCGCTGGCGTGGCTGCTGCTGGCGGTGATCGCGGTGATCAGCCTGTGGACGCCGCTGACGCACGCGGAGATCGCCGAGCGCTGGTTCAGCCTGCCGAACCTGTTCTGGTTCGCGCCGGTGCCGATCCTGGTGGCGCTGTGCATGCTGATGCTGATGCGCGCGCTGCGGGGCGAGCCGGACATGGCGCCGTTCCTGTACGCGCTGGGGCTGGTGTTCCTGGGCTACAGCGGGCTGGCGATCAGCGTCTGGCCCAATATCATCCCCCCCGGGATCTCGATCTGGGATGCCGCCGGGCCGCCGCAGAGCCAGGGCTTTGCGCTGGTCGGGGCACTGTTCATCATCCCCTTCATCCTGATGTACACGGTGTGGGCCTACTACGTGTTCCGCGGCAAGGTCCGCCACGGCGAGGGCTATCACTGA
- a CDS encoding UxaA family hydrolase, protein MKSNPVIRLHANDNVLVARHELSLGQQLAEPPVRVRAQVPAGHKIAACAIAAGTPVRKFDTVIGVAARDIVPGEHVHSHNLTLVDFYRDPAFCQDVRPVDYVPEAQRATFNGFVRADGRVGTRNFIGILSSVNCSSTVIRQIAAHFTPERLAAYPNVDGVVAFAQTSGCGMSSPSEHFDVLRRTLAGYARHPNLAGVLIVGLGCERNQVASLVESQGLEPGPAVHTLVMQDTGGTRATIAAGIRAIEAMLPAANAAVRQPVPASHLKIGLECGGSDGFSGISANPALGAAMDLLVRHGGTAILSETPEIHGVEFMLTRRAVTPEVGQKLLDRLAWWERYTAGHNAQFNGVVGHGNQQGGLANIFEKSLGSAMKGGTTPLQAVYEYAEPIDQAGFVFMDSPGYDPVAVTGQIASGANLICFTTGRGSMFGSKPAPTIKLASNSAMYQRLEEDMDINCGLVLDGELTVPEMGERIFRHILRAASGEPTKSEMLGLGDNEFVPWHLGIVS, encoded by the coding sequence GTGAAGTCCAATCCCGTTATCCGCCTGCACGCCAACGACAACGTGCTGGTCGCCCGGCATGAACTGTCGCTGGGCCAGCAGCTTGCCGAACCCCCGGTGCGCGTGCGCGCGCAGGTGCCGGCCGGCCACAAGATCGCGGCGTGCGCCATTGCCGCCGGCACGCCGGTGCGCAAGTTCGATACCGTGATCGGCGTGGCCGCGCGCGATATCGTGCCCGGCGAGCACGTGCATTCGCACAACCTGACGCTGGTCGATTTCTATCGCGACCCCGCGTTCTGCCAGGACGTGCGGCCGGTCGACTATGTGCCCGAGGCGCAGCGCGCCACGTTCAACGGCTTCGTGCGCGCCGATGGCCGCGTGGGCACGCGCAATTTCATCGGCATCCTGTCTTCGGTCAATTGCTCGTCGACGGTGATCCGGCAGATTGCCGCGCATTTCACGCCGGAACGGCTGGCGGCCTATCCCAATGTCGATGGCGTGGTCGCGTTTGCGCAGACCAGCGGCTGCGGCATGTCGTCGCCGAGCGAGCATTTCGATGTGCTGCGGCGCACGCTGGCGGGCTATGCGCGCCATCCCAACCTGGCTGGCGTGCTGATCGTCGGGCTGGGCTGCGAGCGCAACCAGGTCGCATCGCTGGTCGAGTCGCAGGGCCTGGAGCCCGGACCCGCGGTGCACACGCTGGTGATGCAGGACACCGGCGGCACGCGCGCCACCATCGCGGCGGGCATCCGCGCGATCGAGGCGATGCTGCCCGCGGCCAATGCCGCAGTGCGCCAGCCGGTGCCGGCCAGCCATCTCAAGATCGGCCTGGAGTGCGGCGGCTCGGACGGCTTCTCGGGCATCAGTGCCAACCCGGCGCTGGGCGCGGCCATGGACCTGCTGGTGCGCCACGGCGGCACCGCCATCCTGTCGGAGACGCCGGAGATCCACGGCGTCGAATTCATGCTGACGCGCCGCGCCGTCACGCCGGAAGTGGGGCAGAAGCTGCTCGACCGGCTGGCCTGGTGGGAGCGCTACACCGCCGGCCACAACGCGCAGTTCAACGGCGTGGTCGGCCACGGCAACCAGCAGGGCGGGCTGGCCAATATCTTCGAGAAGTCGCTGGGCTCGGCGATGAAGGGCGGCACCACGCCGCTGCAGGCGGTGTACGAGTATGCCGAGCCGATCGACCAGGCCGGCTTTGTCTTCATGGACTCGCCCGGCTATGACCCGGTCGCCGTGACCGGCCAGATTGCCAGCGGCGCCAACCTGATCTGCTTCACCACCGGGCGCGGTTCGATGTTCGGCTCCAAGCCCGCCCCGACGATCAAGCTCGCCTCCAACTCCGCCATGTACCAGCGGCTGGAAGAGGACATGGACATCAACTGCGGGCTCGTGCTCGACGGCGAACTGACCGTGCCAGAGATGGGCGAGCGCATCTTCCGGCATATCCTGCGCGCCGCCTCCGGCGAGCCGACCAAGAGCGAGATGCTGGGTTTGGGCGACAACGAGTTCGTACCCTGGCACCTCGGCATCGTCAGCTGA
- a CDS encoding LamG-like jellyroll fold domain-containing protein, whose protein sequence is MAANHAARGAHGNGRALARAALSALTAAMAATLSACGGDDTTAPGPAPADTVTAAPAPAGQGGPRVLLVGIDGATYAQVQGAILRRELPNLAQLNVVPAATGGVPGTVTAQPALDAPSWATVLTGTWANRHGIDDDTGSTPLQAPTVFRHLRDAGKPGLQQGAVTSSAVLPALLRAAQGTGALDTLVDCAGVDSCVTQNALRQLQSGYGVVFAQYSAPAAAAEAGGFGGGAYARGLADTDKALGELLAAVAARRQAQPGEDWLVLVTTSHGLDATGATTTAPTVENRTAFLATNKTLNAALARPGAAAPVTAAELSALPTEADLVPTMLAHAGVAADPAASRLDGAPLQAAAAGVRAIGASVGRYSDTITLSWQNPTESFGTTRVLRDGVVVASLAPYAREFTDSAFDMPTGLYRFNYTLVRNDVPVSYLAQIHYVRPVTLAPTLRDGLATYFSMDSKPFADSKGGATLGPWVAGTDGGSLADDNFTGKSLRVDSNVDAYKLVHNGADIALSPQFTIGFWFRTDCTQGNGTGAPVLANKNYFSGNNAGIAIGLFGSCELRFNLGSGNKRDDINGMKVSANQWAYLALSVDAAARRFSAYVIDPVLGLQKTENKAIANTDVTQLAGLGTGWGVNDDATHNYVGNNPGALKGVMGFNDLAMWTRVLTLDELKTITGARQPLSTLNP, encoded by the coding sequence ATGGCAGCAAACCATGCAGCGCGTGGCGCACACGGCAACGGGCGCGCGCTGGCCCGCGCGGCGCTGAGCGCGCTGACGGCGGCAATGGCCGCGACACTTTCGGCTTGCGGCGGCGATGACACCACGGCCCCCGGGCCCGCACCCGCCGACACCGTGACCGCCGCGCCGGCGCCCGCCGGCCAGGGCGGCCCGCGCGTGCTGCTGGTGGGCATCGACGGCGCCACCTATGCGCAGGTCCAGGGCGCGATCCTGCGCCGCGAGCTGCCCAACCTGGCGCAGCTGAACGTGGTGCCCGCCGCCACCGGCGGCGTGCCGGGCACCGTCACCGCGCAACCGGCGCTGGACGCGCCCAGCTGGGCCACGGTGCTGACCGGCACCTGGGCCAACCGCCACGGCATCGACGACGACACCGGCAGCACGCCGCTGCAGGCGCCCACCGTCTTCCGCCATCTGCGCGACGCCGGCAAGCCCGGCCTGCAGCAAGGCGCCGTGACCAGCTCGGCGGTGTTGCCGGCCCTGCTCAGGGCCGCACAGGGAACCGGCGCGCTCGATACGCTGGTCGACTGTGCCGGCGTGGACAGCTGCGTCACGCAGAACGCGCTGCGCCAGCTGCAATCCGGGTATGGCGTGGTGTTCGCCCAGTACAGTGCCCCGGCTGCCGCGGCGGAGGCCGGCGGGTTCGGCGGCGGCGCCTATGCGCGCGGCCTCGCCGACACCGACAAGGCGCTGGGTGAGCTGCTGGCCGCCGTCGCCGCGCGCCGACAGGCGCAGCCGGGCGAAGACTGGCTGGTGCTGGTCACCACCAGCCACGGGCTCGATGCCACCGGCGCCACCACCACGGCACCGACCGTGGAGAACCGCACCGCATTCCTCGCCACCAACAAGACGCTGAATGCCGCACTGGCCCGGCCTGGTGCAGCCGCGCCCGTCACCGCGGCGGAACTGTCGGCACTGCCGACCGAGGCCGATCTCGTGCCGACCATGCTCGCGCACGCCGGCGTGGCCGCCGACCCCGCCGCCAGCCGGCTCGACGGCGCACCGCTGCAGGCGGCCGCTGCCGGCGTGCGGGCGATCGGCGCCAGCGTCGGCCGCTACAGCGACACCATCACGCTGAGCTGGCAGAACCCCACGGAATCCTTCGGCACCACGCGCGTGCTGCGCGACGGCGTGGTGGTGGCTTCGCTGGCGCCGTACGCGCGCGAATTTACCGACAGCGCCTTCGACATGCCCACCGGCCTGTACCGCTTCAACTACACGCTGGTACGCAACGACGTGCCGGTGTCGTACCTGGCGCAGATCCACTACGTCAGGCCCGTCACGCTGGCGCCCACGCTGCGCGATGGCCTGGCCACGTACTTCAGCATGGACAGCAAGCCGTTTGCCGACAGCAAGGGCGGCGCCACGCTCGGCCCGTGGGTGGCCGGCACCGACGGCGGCTCGCTGGCCGATGACAACTTCACCGGCAAGTCGCTGCGGGTTGATTCCAATGTCGACGCCTACAAGCTGGTGCACAACGGCGCCGACATCGCGCTGAGTCCGCAATTCACCATCGGCTTCTGGTTCCGCACCGACTGCACCCAGGGCAACGGCACCGGTGCACCGGTACTGGCCAACAAGAACTACTTCTCGGGCAACAACGCGGGCATCGCCATCGGCCTGTTCGGCAGCTGCGAACTCCGCTTCAACCTCGGCAGCGGCAACAAGCGCGACGATATCAACGGCATGAAGGTATCGGCCAACCAGTGGGCCTACCTGGCGTTGTCGGTCGATGCCGCCGCCAGGCGCTTCAGCGCCTACGTCATCGATCCGGTGCTGGGCCTGCAGAAGACCGAGAACAAGGCCATCGCCAACACCGATGTCACCCAGCTGGCCGGGCTCGGCACCGGCTGGGGCGTCAACGACGACGCCACGCACAACTACGTGGGCAACAACCCCGGCGCGCTCAAGGGCGTGATGGGCTTCAACGACCTGGCGATGTGGACGCGGGTGCTGACGCTCGACGAACTGAAGACCATCACCGGCGCACGCCAGCCGCTGTCCACGCTGAACCCCTGA
- a CDS encoding cytochrome ubiquinol oxidase subunit I, giving the protein MFGLTALDLARIQFAFTISFHIVFPAITIGLAAYLAVLEGCWLRTKRPHYRDLYHFWSKIFAVNFGMGVVSGLVMAYQFGTNWSFFSEFAGSITGPLLTYEVLTAFFLEAGFLGVMLFGWNRVGPGLHFFSTVMVALGTLISATWILASNSWMQTPAGFEIIDGRVVPTDWFAVIFNPSFPYRLLHMSVAAFLATALFVGASAAWHLLRGRDNQAIRKMLSMAMWMLLIVAPIQAVIGDLHGLNTLKHQPAKIAALEGHWENHGNEGLPLLLFGWPDMEREETRFAVEVPRLGSLILTHSWDGQIQGLKEFPREDRPNSTILFWSFRVMVGLGLLMIALGAWSLLLRRGERLYRARAFLHMALWMGPAGVIAILAGWYTTEVGRQPWVVYGLQRTADAVSPHGVPELALTLGIFVIAYFFVFGVGIAYMMRLVRKGPVQEAPRPEGGPGRGHTPARPLSAVDDEVLAPNPAARTRS; this is encoded by the coding sequence ATGTTTGGTTTGACCGCGCTCGACCTCGCCCGCATCCAGTTTGCCTTTACCATTTCCTTCCACATCGTCTTTCCCGCGATCACCATCGGCCTGGCCGCCTACCTGGCGGTGCTGGAAGGCTGCTGGCTGCGCACCAAGCGCCCGCATTACCGCGACCTCTACCACTTCTGGTCCAAGATCTTTGCCGTCAACTTCGGCATGGGGGTCGTCTCCGGGCTGGTGATGGCCTACCAGTTCGGCACCAACTGGAGCTTCTTCTCCGAGTTCGCCGGCAGCATCACCGGGCCGTTGCTGACCTATGAAGTGCTGACCGCCTTCTTCCTGGAGGCCGGCTTCCTGGGCGTGATGCTGTTCGGCTGGAACCGCGTCGGGCCCGGGCTGCATTTCTTCTCCACCGTGATGGTGGCACTGGGCACGCTGATTTCCGCCACCTGGATCCTCGCGTCGAACAGCTGGATGCAGACACCGGCCGGCTTCGAGATCATCGACGGCCGCGTGGTCCCCACCGACTGGTTCGCGGTGATCTTCAACCCGTCCTTCCCCTACCGCCTGCTGCATATGAGCGTGGCGGCGTTCCTGGCCACCGCGCTGTTCGTCGGCGCCTCCGCCGCGTGGCACCTGCTGCGCGGCCGCGACAACCAGGCCATCCGCAAGATGCTGTCGATGGCGATGTGGATGCTGCTGATCGTCGCGCCGATCCAGGCCGTGATCGGCGATTTGCACGGCCTGAACACGCTCAAGCACCAGCCCGCCAAGATCGCCGCGCTGGAGGGTCACTGGGAGAACCACGGCAATGAGGGGCTGCCGCTGCTGCTGTTCGGCTGGCCCGACATGGAGCGCGAGGAAACCCGCTTCGCGGTGGAAGTGCCGCGCCTGGGCAGCCTGATCCTGACGCACAGCTGGGACGGCCAGATCCAGGGACTGAAGGAATTCCCCCGGGAGGACCGGCCCAATTCGACCATCCTGTTCTGGTCCTTCCGCGTGATGGTGGGACTGGGGCTGCTGATGATCGCGCTGGGCGCCTGGAGCCTGCTGCTGCGCCGCGGCGAACGGCTGTACCGCGCCCGCGCCTTCCTGCATATGGCGCTGTGGATGGGCCCGGCCGGCGTGATCGCGATCCTGGCCGGCTGGTACACCACCGAAGTCGGCCGCCAGCCGTGGGTGGTCTACGGGCTGCAGCGCACCGCCGACGCAGTCTCGCCGCATGGCGTGCCCGAGCTGGCGCTGACGCTGGGGATCTTCGTGATCGCGTACTTCTTTGTGTTCGGCGTCGGCATCGCCTACATGATGCGGCTGGTGCGCAAGGGGCCGGTGCAGGAAGCGCCAAGGCCGGAAGGCGGCCCGGGACGCGGCCATACGCCGGCTCGCCCGCTCTCCGCCGTGGACGACGAAGTCCTTGCCCCCAACCCCGCCGCGCGCACCCGGAGCTGA
- a CDS encoding DUF2474 domain-containing protein produces the protein MGAPLWLRRLGWLVLIWLASVAALGVAAWVLRIIMQGVGFRS, from the coding sequence ATGGGCGCGCCGTTGTGGCTGCGCCGGCTGGGCTGGCTGGTGCTGATCTGGCTGGCGAGCGTGGCGGCGCTGGGGGTGGCCGCCTGGGTGCTGCGCATCATCATGCAGGGCGTCGGCTTTCGTAGCTGA